The Setaria italica strain Yugu1 chromosome IX, Setaria_italica_v2.0, whole genome shotgun sequence genome has a window encoding:
- the LOC101785641 gene encoding NAD(P)H-quinone oxidoreductase subunit S, chloroplastic has product MAPPPTTPSFLRPPPLPHRPHLRLLCRPPSASFRVSEILGGRGLCNGEVGVRKELASTPPPSTTVSSPESSTGSTPTEAAPPAVDLDAFEKELLGLTGGFPGGEVGLKDFVAKNPPPPPPSKKSGSQTQAGISAPPRPPELPLFLPGMVVLVKNPNNAYHMYCGIVQRVTDGKVAVLFEGGNWDRLITFNLDELEGREKGPPMVNPKSVVLEDLVAELVDDDDKKEDQAAKKEKEPEGTVAAA; this is encoded by the coding sequence atggcgccgccgcccaccacgcccTCCTTCCTCCGCCCGCCACCGCTACCCCACCGCCCTCACCTGCGCCTGCTCTGCCGGCCTCCCTCCGCCTCCTTCCGCGTCTCCGAAatcctcggcggccgcggcctctGCAACGGCGAGGTCGGCGTCCGCAAGGAACTcgcctccacccctcctcctTCCACCACCGTCTCCTCGCCCGAGTCCTCCACAGGGTCCACGCCGACGGAGGCCGCCCCACCAGCGGTGGACCTGGACGCCTTCGAGAAGGAGCTCCTGGGCCTCACCGGCGGCTtccccggcggcgaggtcggcctcAAGGACTTCGTCGCCAAGaacccgccgcctcctcctccttccaagaAATCCGGGTCCCAAACCCAAGCCGGCatctccgcgccgccgcggccgccggagctCCCGCTGTTCCTGCCTGGCATGGTGGTGCTGGTGAAGAACCCCAACAACGCCTACCACATGTACTGCGGGATCGTGCAGCGCGTCACCGACGGCAAGGTCGCGGTGCTCTTCGAGGGCGGCAACTGGGACAGGCTCATCACCTTCAACCTCGACGAGCTCGAGGGCAGGGAGAAGGGCCCGCCCATGGTCAACCCCAAGTCCGTGGTGCTAGAGGACCTCGTCGCGGAGCTCGTGGATGATGACGATAAAAAGGAGGACCAGGCggccaagaaggagaaggaaccCGAGGGCACTGTCGCAGCGGCGTGA